A window of the Acanthochromis polyacanthus isolate Apoly-LR-REF ecotype Palm Island chromosome 10, KAUST_Apoly_ChrSc, whole genome shotgun sequence genome harbors these coding sequences:
- the LOC127535831 gene encoding collagen alpha-1(I) chain-like, whose amino-acid sequence MSGPEGPFRWAEGPFRRADRRSDWLGMSGPEGPFRWAEDPFRRADRRSDWLGMSGPEGPLQRVTWRRDRPKLDSPEGPPPRTAWGPDRQRQVGQGPGLDRLGPDRTEGPLRRTARGLDRTEGPLRRTARGSDRQLGWEPGPVGPPGAEPGPVGPPGAEPGPVGPPGAEPEGRHRASRRPRSWGQEAEHRPPRGLEEEKTQGVSWTWVGVWTGSGAGGTDGREEGAGWAGGEETWLEEVSHSPAAFDKAETPSPSP is encoded by the exons atgagtgggcctgagggtccgttccggtgggcggagggtccgttccggcgggcggaccgtag gtcggactggctggggatgagtgggcctgagggtccgttccggtgggcggaggatccgttccggcgggcggaccgtaggtcggactggctggggatgagtgggcctgaGGGTCCTCTTCAGAGGGTGACCTGGAGGCGGGACCGGCCGAAGCTGGACTCGCCGGAGGGTCCACCTCCGAGGACGGCctgggggccggacagacagagGCAGGTAGGACAGGGACCGGGTCTTGACAGACTGGGGCCGGACAGgacagaggggccgctccggcgaaCGGCCCGGGGGCTGGACAGgacagaggggccgctccggcggacggcccgggggtcGGACAGACAACTGGGTtgggagccgggtccggtgggtcctccgggggcggagccgggtccggtgggtcctccgggggcggagccgggtccggtgggtcctccgggggcggagccggagGGAAGGCACAGAGCCTCTCGAAGGCCGAGATCCTGGGGGCAGGAGGCGGAGCatcgaccaccgcggggactggag GAGGAGAAGACCCAGGGCGTGTCTTGGACGTGGGTCGGGGTGTGGACTGGGTCCGGGGCTGGTGGCACTGATGGGAGGGAAGAGGGTGCTGGCTGGGCTGGCGGCGAGGAAACTTGG